GTGACGAGCGCGATGGCGAGGAACACAGAGACGAGACGGCGAGAACGAACGAGGCGGCGGATAGGTGACATAGTCGAGACTCCTTTGGCGGCTGACGACATAATGATTCTCACGACTATTCAGAAAATTGTCCAGAGTGGCTGTTAGATCGTGTTAAGGAACGACCGCAGATGACCGAACGTCTGTTCGAAGGTTCGGTCGTAGTGGTCGAAGTGGTCTGCAGGGAGTTCGACGAACGTTGCATCGATGAGTTCGTCGGCGAGCGCGGCGACGTCGTCGGCAGGGGCGAGTTCGTCGCGTGTTCCGGCGACGAGGAGGACTGGGCAGGTAATCTCTTCTGGGTCCGAGAGCGCTCGGTAGCGGAACATCGAGAGGAACACGCGGGCCGGCGTCTCGTCGCGCCAGGCACTCCCCGGCGGGACGAGTTCTCGGTACGCTCCGCGTGTCCCGGGGTCTTCGAAGACGGCCATCGACGCGCCATCACCGACGACCGGAACGCGGTACGGTCCGAGGAGTCGTGACTGAAGTTTGTCGCGGACGCCAGCGACGAGTGCAGCGAGCGTTCCTCGAACGCCACGGCCACCCATCACTCCCGTGCCGTCGAGCATCGGGTTCTGTGCGACGACGGCCGCGACACGGCCATCTTCGGCGGCCGCACGGAGTGCGTAGCCACCGGAGAGCCCCGCCCCCCAGAGGATGAGACGCTTCGAATCGATTTCGGGGCGTTCACGCAGTCCGTCGAGTGCTGCGTGCCAGTCTGCAACCTGCGAGCCGGGAGCGACGAGATTTCGCGGTTCGCCGTCCGAATCACCAGTGTTCCGGTAGTCGAAGAGGAAGGCGGCGAACCCCGCTTCGGCTAACCGCTCGGCGTAGGTTCGGAGGCCAAAGCGACGTTCTGCGGCGAGTTCTCCGGCCATGACGACGACGGGCGGTGTCTCGACACCGTCAGGGCGGTACAGCCAGCCTGCGCAGTCCGTCCCGTCACTCTCGAAGCTGAGGCTGACTCGTGAGTAGTCGAAGTGTGAGGGCCGGCGTGGCCCCCGCGCGGCCGGTGGTTTCCCGCGATGACGCCACGCGCTCACGCTGTCCCCTCCTCGTAGATACTGTCGAGGACACGTTCGGACAGTTCCACGTCGTCTATCTCGTAGCGGTTGTACGCGCGAATCCAGTCGGCTTCGAGACGCCACGTCGCCTGTACGTCGCCCTCACTCCGCAGAATCGTCGCGTCGACGGTCGTCGGTTCCAGCGCCTCGTCGTTCGCGAGTTCGAGGAACGCCGTGACTGCTCGCCCGACTTCACCGTGGTCGGGTTCGACGTCTGGAAACGCCGTGAGATAGGTCATAGACACGTGGTCGTCGATGGAGAGAGACTCGACACTGATACCGTTCCCACGAAGTGCTTCCTCGACGGTGGCCGTCGGTTCGAGGTCGTTCATGGAACGTGGTACGGTACCCGTCGGCTAAACGTTTGCCGCGCGACAGGACAACTGAGCGGGCGACGCCTCTCTCCGCTGACTACGCCTCTGTATCGAGACGACGCAGCGCGTCGTGGAGTGAAAACAGTGGTTCGATGTCGCCAGCGGCGTAGTCGACGAGAAGGCGGGTGAGTTCGGCGTGTGTGTGGGTGTGGTCGAGGCCGGCGACGACGCCGTCGACGAACTGCTCGCCGAGGGCCTCACCGACGTGCGCACCTTTCACGTGTCTGTCGTCGATGCCAAGGCGGTCGAGATAGTTCGGTGGCAGGTCGTAGTCGTCGTACCAGACGGTCGGTTGGGCGATACCTGCCTCGTCGCATGCCTTCCAGAGCGCGGGAATCTCTCTGTTGGGGCGGACCGCGTTCGGGTACGCTGTCGCGGCGAGCGTCCCGAGGTCGACGTGGTTCGAAAACAGTGCGTCCACGCGGGACGGTGCGTCGGGCCACACGCCCTCGTCTGCGACTGTCGTGGCCCACGCCCGGAGGTGGTGCTCGTCGAAGAACTCGCCGTTGTACGTGACGACTGGGCCACCGTGTGCCTCACACCACTCGACGACCCTCCGGAGGAGGTCTGCTGTGTGTTCTGCCTCCCAGCCACCGTCGCGAAGGAGCACTTCGACCTTGGCGTCTCCGTCACCGTCGTGGTAGCCAAGCCCGACCGCGACCAGCTCGAAGTCGGCAGTGTTCTGGAAGTCGGTCGGTTCTCCACGCGGGCTAGCCGTCTCGATGTCGAGTGCGAGTCGCCCCTCGTTCATACACTGTGAGTCTCAAATCGAGTACAAAAATCGGCCGGCTCGACTCCGAAACGAGTCACTCCTGTCTCGGCGATAGTGCTGAACGAAGTGTCATAATTCGATAGACACGACCGGGATTGGTCGCGTCTCGCTTCCCGAAACCCTCCCCCGAGATAGAACGTCGACACCACCAGAAATACCAGTCAGATGTCCAACATCTAAATACTTTCTGCCAGCGTCTACCTGCCTATGGCCCGAAGACCAAGAGCAGCAGCCCGACGGGAGCGGCGTGAACAACGCGGTATCGGACGGCGAGGTGGGCCGAGCGACTGGGAACGGTACAGAATGACGCAGCGACTCGTCGCTATCGGTGACGACTACTACGTCGAAAATCAGGCCGGCATGCGGGCGTTCAAAATCGACGGGAAGGTGCTCCGTGTCCGCGAGACGCTCAAGATGGACGACCTCCAATCTGGCGACGAGTACAAGATTCAAGAGCGAATCGCTCGCGTCAGAGAGACCATGACCATCCAGAAGAACGGTCGAAAGGCGGCAGTGGTACACAAGGCGGTCGTTACCCCGCTCCGAGACCGCTTTACCGTCTCTCTCGTCGGCGGGCCTGACCTGCGGGTCCAGGGGAACATCGTCAACCACGAGTACAGGTTCATGCGAAACGGACAGCGAGTCGCAGAAGTGTCGAAGAAGTGGTTCCGCGTTCGCGATTCGTACGGTATCGAAGTCTCTCCCGAGATGGATGCTGGTCTCGTGGTTGCTTGTACTGCCGCCCTCGACATGATGGTCCACCCAACTCGGTAAGCAAAGACACGGAGATGTGCTCTCCACGACTCGTTTTTCGAACTCGCTCGAACGAACCAGTTCTACCCTCGTCTGTTCACAGGACGCTCTCACGACGGTGAACGTCGGGTCTCACCGACATTCAAATCAAATATCGTACAGTTTCATTCACTGTCCACGCGATATGTCGGTATGGCTCGAAGACCACGGGCGGAGACGCGGCAATCACGACGAGAAGGACGTGGGAGGGGACGACGTGGAGGAAAACGCGAGTGGGACCGCTACAAGATGACCCAGAAACTCGTCTCCATCGGGGACGACTACTACGTCGAAAATCACGCCGGGGCGAAGGTGTTCAAAGTCGACGGGAAGGTGCTTCGTGTCCGCGAGACGCTCAAGATGGACAACCTCCAGAACGGCGATTCGTACACCATCAAAGAGCGAATCGTCCGCATCAAGGATACGATGACGATTCACAAGAACGGTCGTCCGGCGGCGACGGTGAAGAAAGCGCTCGTCACCCCACTTAGAGACCGGTTTACCGTCTCCATCCACGGCGGGCCGGACCTCCACGTGAAAGGCAACATCCTCGACCACGAGTACAAACTGATGCGCGACGGTGAGCGAGTCGCAGAAGTGTCGAAGAAGTGGTTCCGCGTCCGCGACACCTACGGCATCGAAGTCGCACCCGAGATGGACGACGGACTCGTCGTCGCCTGTACTGTCGGCCTCGATATGATGGTCCATCCGACTCGGTGAGCGACGACGGAATCGAGCAGGCACGCAAGAACCTCGTCACATCCCTCCGCGAGCGAGGTTACATCTATACGAGGAGAGTCGAGCGGGCGATGGGAGCAGTCCCCCGACACGAGTTCGTCCCCGACGCCGTTCGTGGCCGTGCCTACGCGGACGAACCACTCGATATCGGTCATGGGCAGGTCGTGACTGCGCCACACCTCGTCGCCCAGATGACCGAACTGCTCGAACTGCGGCCGGGACAGACGGTCCTCGAAATCGGAACCGGAAGCGGGTACCATGCGGCCGTTCTCGCAGAGATGGTCGGCCCCGAGAACGTCTTCACCATCGAGCGGGTTCCCGCCCTTGCCGAGTCTGCTCGCGATGCACTCAGCCGAACTGGCTACGGTTCCGTGACGGTCATCGTCGCTGACGGGTCCGGTGGACTCCCCGACGAGGCACCCTTCGACCGTATCAACGTCACGTCTGTCGCCCCGGAGATTCCCGACCCGCTCGTCTACCAACTCGCCGACGGTGGGCGGATGGTGATTCCACTCGGCCCTCGTGGCGGGTCACAGGAGTTGGTGCTCGTCACAAACGTGGATGGACGAGTCGAGCAGACGAACTACGGTGGTGTTCGGTTCGTTCCGCTCATCGGTGAACACGGGTTTGCTGACGAAGAGTGAGTGATGCCTCTCACCGATTGGCTAAAATGAAAATGTGACCGCGGTTCCTTACTCGCTGCCGAACATCTGGCGCATCATCGGGTGCATCTCCATGAGCTGCTCCTCGGCGATCTCCTCGTACAGCTTGTACGTGATGGAGACCGTAAGCAGCAGCCCCGTCCCGGAGACGGCACCGATGGTTCCCAGCATGTTCGCCATGACGGCGAGCAGGCCGACCAACGCGCCACCGATGACGGTCACTTGCGGGATGTACCGCTCCATGACCTTCTCGATGACCTGCGGGTTACGTCGGAAGCCGGGAATCTGCATCCCGGAGTTCTGAATCTGTCGTGCAGTCGCCTCGGGGCCCATGCCGGTCGTCTCGACCCAGAAGATTGCGAACACCGCACCACCGACGATCATGAAGACCAGGTCGATGAGCACGCGGATTGCAATGTCGAGTGGGTCAGCCGACGTGAGGCCCAGGAACCACATCCAGTCGGAGCGCGACTGGATGGGCGCGAGGTAGTAGAACAGGCCACCGGTGACCTGTCCACTCGCGTACTCGCCAAGCCACGCGGGCATCCCCGCCCACTGGCTGTCGAGAATGCGCCCGAGGAACTGGATGTTCGCCTGCAGGGCGCGGACGAGGATCATCGGCAGGACGCTCGCGTAGATGAGCTTCACCGGGAAGCGACCGCGGGCACCCTTCACACGAGCGTGCGACAGGGGAATCTCCACGCGGACACTCTCGGCGTACACGACGATAGCGAAGATGAGTACCGTCGTTGCAAGCGCGAGCAGTTGACCCTGACCGAGGAAGATGGTCGACAGCAAGTCAGTCGGCGAACTCGGCAGCTGAACGGAACCGGTGAAGATTCCGATCCACGTCGGGAAGAAACCCGACGCACCACCGAGGCCTTGCCAACTGAACAGCCCACCGACGAGCTGCTGGCTGACACCGGCGATGATGAACAGCCCAACACCGGAGCCGACGCCCCACTTGCTGACAATCTCGTCCATGAACAGGATGAGGACACCACCGACGGCGATCTGCGCGAAGATGAGTACCTCCACGCCGAACGTGCCGATACCGAGCGCAGATGCGACGGCAGGGTCGGCTGGCAGGAATCCGCCAGCGAACACCATCGGAACGCCCGTCAGGACAATCATGACCCCGACGAGCAGCTTTTGAAGTCCCTGATAGAGGACCTGATCGCGCGGGTTGTTGTTGGTGTCCAGCCCGAGCAGGTCAGCACCGCCAAGCAGTTGTAAGACGATGCTCGCCGTGACGATTGGACCGATACCCAGTTGGAGCACCGAGCCCTGCTGTCCGGCCAAGATGGAGCGGAACTGACCGAAGAGGTCGTTCGCAGCCCCAGCGTCGACACCGAACAGCGTCACGTTCGTCAGGAAGAAGTACAGGACGAGGATACCACCAGTCCACCCGAGTTTCCGGCGGAACGGTACGTGTCCCTCCGGTCGGGCGACTGAAGGCATCCGCGCCAGCACTGGTTCGGCGGCGTCCTTCCATCCCATGATTTATTCCTCGTTATCGTCGTCGGCGTCAGCCTCGGCTTCCGCTTCGGCTTCAGCCGCTTCTTCTGCGCGTTCGGAGAGTTCGGCGCTGCCGCCAGCCTCTTCGATGAGTTCGACGGCACCGGCGGTGAATGCGTCAGCGACGACGTTCAGTTCGTTGCGAACTTGGCCGCCACCGAGCACCTTCACGACGTCCGCGTCCCAGCCGTCCTCGGCCACGTCGCGAGCGTCGATGGTGTAGGCGTCACCGTCTTTCTCGGCGAGTCCGTCTGCGGCGAGGAGTGCAGCGTCCTCGTCGAGCTTCTGGACCTTGACTTCGGCGACGGTGTCCTGCAGGGTGTCCGGTCGCTTGAAGCCGTGCTTGCCGAGCGGTTCGTAGTTGTGGAATTCGTGCTTGTCGCGCCCGGCACGGCCACGGCCACCACGGTGTCCGGCACCACGCCGGTTCTTGTGGGTACCGCCGCTGTGGGTCCGGGAGCCACGCTGGCGTCGTTTCTTGGACGTCATCGCATTGCCTCCAGGAGTTCGTCGATCTGCTCGGTCTCGTGCTTACCGAGCTGACCGCCTTCCTTCGTGACGTGCTTCTGGCCGCGGTGGCCACCACGTGCAGGGTGGAGTCGGAGCACCGGGGAGACACCCTGCTTTCGCAGCGTCGTCTCCTCGTCGTAGACCGCCTGCGCGAGCGAGGCGATGTCGTCGTAGTCGGTGTTCTCGGAGACCCACTCGTCGGTGATGTCGGCGTCGCCCTCTTCGGGCTCGGCGCGCGTGCGGATGAGGGTCTCGACGACGTCGACACTCGGCGTGCCGTGTGCGACGTAGTCGTTGACCTTCGTGATCATGCCACGGTAGGTGTCCGACTCGGGGACGAACGTTGCGTGGTTCACGCGGGTGATGTTGAGCATCTTCAGCGTGTCACGAACGTCCTGTGCCATGTTGACTTCACCGCGAAGTTGAACGATAGCCTGCATTAGTCGCGCACCTCCTGACGGACTTCACGAGCGCGTCGCGGCGTACGGGACTGCGACGCGTTCTTGAGTGCGTTGTACGTTGCCTTTGCGAGGTTGACGGTCGTCCGCGTGTTCCCGTCGCTCTTGGTCCAGGCGTCCTGGACGCCGGCGAGTTCGAGGATGTTGCGGACCGTCTCTGCGGCCGCGAGGCCGAGACCCTGCGGTGCTGGGATGATTCGAACCGTCACAGAGCCTGCTTTCCCTTCTGCCTTGCGGGAGAGGGAGTTGAGGCCGCCTGCGCGGTCTTCCCAGGAACCGGAGCCGCGGTCAACCTTGATAATGTTCAGTTTCGCCACCTCGATCGCTTTCTGGATAGCGCCGCCGACCTGATCGTCGCGGGCTTCAGCGTAGCCGAGGTAACCGTCACGGTTGCCGACTGCAACGACACACCGGAACTTCACCCGGCGGCCAGAGTCGGTCATGCGCTGAACCATGTTGATGTCGAGAACTTCGTCTTCCAGTCCGGGGAGGAGCTGGTCGACAATCTGGGGCTCCTTGAGCGGAAGCCCGGTCTCGAGCGCCTGGTCCATCGACGTGACGTCGCCGTTC
The genomic region above belongs to Haloferax marinisediminis and contains:
- a CDS encoding alpha/beta hydrolase — protein: MSAWRHRGKPPAARGPRRPSHFDYSRVSLSFESDGTDCAGWLYRPDGVETPPVVVMAGELAAERRFGLRTYAERLAEAGFAAFLFDYRNTGDSDGEPRNLVAPGSQVADWHAALDGLRERPEIDSKRLILWGAGLSGGYALRAAAEDGRVAAVVAQNPMLDGTGVMGGRGVRGTLAALVAGVRDKLQSRLLGPYRVPVVGDGASMAVFEDPGTRGAYRELVPPGSAWRDETPARVFLSMFRYRALSDPEEITCPVLLVAGTRDELAPADDVAALADELIDATFVELPADHFDHYDRTFEQTFGHLRSFLNTI
- a CDS encoding LURP-one-related/scramblase family protein; this translates as MARRPRAAARRERREQRGIGRRGGPSDWERYRMTQRLVAIGDDYYVENQAGMRAFKIDGKVLRVRETLKMDDLQSGDEYKIQERIARVRETMTIQKNGRKAAVVHKAVVTPLRDRFTVSLVGGPDLRVQGNIVNHEYRFMRNGQRVAEVSKKWFRVRDSYGIEVSPEMDAGLVVACTAALDMMVHPTR
- a CDS encoding LURP-one-related/scramblase family protein, with protein sequence MARRPRAETRQSRREGRGRGRRGGKREWDRYKMTQKLVSIGDDYYVENHAGAKVFKVDGKVLRVRETLKMDNLQNGDSYTIKERIVRIKDTMTIHKNGRPAATVKKALVTPLRDRFTVSIHGGPDLHVKGNILDHEYKLMRDGERVAEVSKKWFRVRDTYGIEVAPEMDDGLVVACTVGLDMMVHPTR
- a CDS encoding protein-L-isoaspartate(D-aspartate) O-methyltransferase, which translates into the protein MSDDGIEQARKNLVTSLRERGYIYTRRVERAMGAVPRHEFVPDAVRGRAYADEPLDIGHGQVVTAPHLVAQMTELLELRPGQTVLEIGTGSGYHAAVLAEMVGPENVFTIERVPALAESARDALSRTGYGSVTVIVADGSGGLPDEAPFDRINVTSVAPEIPDPLVYQLADGGRMVIPLGPRGGSQELVLVTNVDGRVEQTNYGGVRFVPLIGEHGFADEE
- the secY gene encoding preprotein translocase subunit SecY, whose translation is MGWKDAAEPVLARMPSVARPEGHVPFRRKLGWTGGILVLYFFLTNVTLFGVDAGAANDLFGQFRSILAGQQGSVLQLGIGPIVTASIVLQLLGGADLLGLDTNNNPRDQVLYQGLQKLLVGVMIVLTGVPMVFAGGFLPADPAVASALGIGTFGVEVLIFAQIAVGGVLILFMDEIVSKWGVGSGVGLFIIAGVSQQLVGGLFSWQGLGGASGFFPTWIGIFTGSVQLPSSPTDLLSTIFLGQGQLLALATTVLIFAIVVYAESVRVEIPLSHARVKGARGRFPVKLIYASVLPMILVRALQANIQFLGRILDSQWAGMPAWLGEYASGQVTGGLFYYLAPIQSRSDWMWFLGLTSADPLDIAIRVLIDLVFMIVGGAVFAIFWVETTGMGPEATARQIQNSGMQIPGFRRNPQVIEKVMERYIPQVTVIGGALVGLLAVMANMLGTIGAVSGTGLLLTVSITYKLYEEIAEEQLMEMHPMMRQMFGSE
- a CDS encoding uL15m family ribosomal protein, yielding MTSKKRRQRGSRTHSGGTHKNRRGAGHRGGRGRAGRDKHEFHNYEPLGKHGFKRPDTLQDTVAEVKVQKLDEDAALLAADGLAEKDGDAYTIDARDVAEDGWDADVVKVLGGGQVRNELNVVADAFTAGAVELIEEAGGSAELSERAEEAAEAEAEAEADADDDNEE
- a CDS encoding 50S ribosomal protein L30, producing the protein MQAIVQLRGEVNMAQDVRDTLKMLNITRVNHATFVPESDTYRGMITKVNDYVAHGTPSVDVVETLIRTRAEPEEGDADITDEWVSENTDYDDIASLAQAVYDEETTLRKQGVSPVLRLHPARGGHRGQKHVTKEGGQLGKHETEQIDELLEAMR
- a CDS encoding 30S ribosomal protein S5, yielding MSRNNNGWEPRTRLGRMVQNGDVTSMDQALETGLPLKEPQIVDQLLPGLEDEVLDINMVQRMTDSGRRVKFRCVVAVGNRDGYLGYAEARDDQVGGAIQKAIEVAKLNIIKVDRGSGSWEDRAGGLNSLSRKAEGKAGSVTVRIIPAPQGLGLAAAETVRNILELAGVQDAWTKSDGNTRTTVNLAKATYNALKNASQSRTPRRAREVRQEVRD